TGCAATACACCTTTTAAGCAGCAGATGGCGCTGACGGGTGACCTTGTCTTCTCCCAGATCACGGTCCACCGCGGGGACGAGTGCGCCCTGCTCAACAACTCCCAGCCGTACAAGTGGCGAGTGCTGAACCGCCACGGCAGCGAGGCCACGGTGCCGTCCATCTGCTTCTTGGTTCCGCCCACCAACAAGGACGCCGTCAACAGCGTCACCGGGTGAGGACGCCAGGACGTCCGTCGTCTGGGCAACTTTTTAAACCGCAATTAGCGCTGACCCGTGGTGCCCCTTGTTCTCAGGCTGGACGGGAACCTGCAAAAGCTGCAGACGATGTGGCAGAGCTTGTTTGTGGACCTGAGGAGTCTGCTGTCTTGGCAGTACCTCATGCGAGACATCCACATCATCAAGACCTGGAACATCTCCATGGTAACGCCAACATCCCTATCAGGGGGGGTCCCAAAGAAAATTGAATTTTGGGTCCCTCTATTGCTGCCGATaagttcatttttaatgaactAATTTATTTATCATGCATATACCTACTATAAAttcagtttagttttttttcatctccaGAGGTAGCTACAAGAGCAGACAACATTCCGAGTGATAAAGCACTGAGCGGGATACTGAATATTATCTCTGCCGACTAAAAGTAACACAAATACCAGCAGAAAAGCCAATTGACCATCCGTGTActgtcaaaatgtcatctgcTTTATTACTTTGGGTTttaaaagcacaaaaacaaataagatcacTTGTCGATCGGTGTGTGACGGGCTTTAGGTGtgtaaaaataactttcaaatgtacaaaatagAGGATGAAATAATGACCGATAACAGATAAATACTAcaacttgtttaaaaaataagtgTGTCTTAAAACCCTGTCAAAATGTGCAAAAGCTTTAGttcatgtttaaaataaacGACCGTAATCCAAACGCAGTTGACCGCTAATCGCTCTCGGGGGGCCCCCTATTGGTCGCAGGCCCGAAGCCGTCGCTCGGTTTGCTCCCGGCGTCCGATTCCTCCAGCTAAAAGCCGCGCGGCGCGACCGCGGCGACTGTCCGCGAAGGTTCTCCTCTGCTCGGAGACGGCGCTGCGCAGCGGAGGCTGCCGATTGTCCGCGAGGCTCGCCGTCCTTCCAAATCGTCTCCTTGAGTCTCCTTGGTGGTTCTCTTTGCCAGTTCAAGACGCTGACGGTGGAGGAGTACCGGCTGGCCCTGAGGAACCTGGAGCAGCACTACCAGGACTTCCTGAGGGACAGCCAGGACTCTCAGGCCTTCGGGGCCGAGGACCGCATGCAGGTGGAGTCCAGCTACAACAAGGCTAACCGGCACTACAACACGCTGGTCAGCACCGCAGAACAAGGTGAGTTCGTCGTCGTGTTTCCACACCATGTGGCTGCTTTTTGTTACCAAAGTATGGaattcattgttttctttttgttattgtaAGACCATAAacacatcaatcaatcaatcaatcaatcacacgATTGATGAATAAGTTGACTGTTGGCTTCAAATTACAGGCTACGTGCCACCCAAGACGGGTAAGGTGCTTGCCTCCATCCTCGTGCCACCCAGTTTGTGTCAGTGTGTGGTTGTGCGTTCCCATGTATCCTGTTGTGTCCTAGTGTGTCCCAGTGGTGTTGTTGTGTGTCTGGTCCAGGATGTGTGACCTTCTCAGAGTGTGTGTTTGCCATGGCAGGACTGTGCGCTGTTGTGCTTCCGATCATTCCGTTCATGCGTTCGCTAATTAACCTTTccggtcatcatcatcatcatcatcatcatcattgaaTTTTCTCCTAACGGCACTCGTCATGGCTTTGAATGTCAACGGACCTCCACACGGAGGACCGTCTAATCACGCATGAAGTCAACTGATGATCGTTCTCAATCTCTCACATGATTTCACGTGAATGAATGTTTAATCCCCGTCAAACTTTTTATCTTCAATACAAAGTCCTAGTTGATTTGACGGCCGGATGCTAAGTGCTcctgcctggttttctccacccaACAGGAGAGCAGGACGAGTCGGTGTGCAGGATTTACCTGAGCAAGCTCAAGGACCTACGCCTGAGGCTGGAGGGCTGCGAGAACCGAACGGTGACGCGACTTCGCCAGCTGGCCGACAAAGAACCGCTCAAAGCCTGCGCCCTAAAGACCACCGAGCAGATGGTGAAGATCCGAAATGGAGACGGTCTCGTCCCGACTGCTTCAACAATTCTCGTTCCTGTTGACAGAAAGTCCAAACCGAGCTGGAAGGCCTGAAGAAAGAACTGAACTCCGTTGCCGAGAAGGCGGAGGAGGTTCTGTCCTCGCCTCAAACATCCAGCTCCGGCCCCTTGCTGCGTTCGGAACTTGACGGCACGCAGAAGAAGATGGACCACGTCTACGGCCTCTCGTCCATCTACCTAGATAAGTAAGGCTCCCTCGGTTTAGGTTTCTGACACATCAGCCTGGCGCTAGCTAACGTCCTCGTTCTCAGGCTGAAGGCCATCGACGCGGTGATCAGGAAAACCAGCGACGCCGAGGAGACGCTGAAGAGCTACGAGACTCGTCTGCTGGATGTTCACAAAGTCCCGACCGAGGAGAAGGAGGCGGAGAAGCATCAGAGCCAGATAAAGGTATCAGCTGGAGTTACTCCTTTCGCGCGGGTCGAAGTCGCAAGGGTTCGGCTTTTCCGGCTTCAGAGGTAGCGTAAAGGATAGCGTAAAGACTGGAAACGGTGTGCGAAGTTTAACACCCGACACTGCTCAAAAGCTGACATCTAATTGTCTGAGTAGCCATCAGGCACAAGCCCCCCCCCTCTGTGGGAAAGGTACCGACACGGAACGGAGGGTTGAAGTCAACCCGCATATAGCTCGGATTCTGGCGTAGTAGCAGAGGTGCGCCGGCGGCTCTGTGTAAGGGGAGAGCAAAAACCGTGACGAGGGAGATTCACTGCACAGAGAAACGGACCGATAGAATTTTGCATGTACTCTGTAGCTAAGGTTAGAAGTCCAAGTGAAGACTTGTTAGTGGAGCTTTCATCTTTGAGCTTGAATTCCAATGATTTCCCTtcaacagaaaatgaaaacagagTCCGAAGCGGACCAGGCCGTGTTTGACCGCCTGCAGGACGAGCTCAAGCGGGCGTCGGCCGTCCACGACAAGATGACGCGCGTCCACAGCGAGCGCGACGCCGAGCTGGCCCACTATCGCCACCTGGCGGCCGGCCTGCAGGACCGCTGGCAGGCGGCGTTGGCTCAGCTGGAGGTCCGAAAGCAGGAGCTGGAGCTGATCCGACGCCACATGAGCGCCTACCGCGACGGCTACGAGTGGCTCGTGCGCTGGCTGGCGGACGCCAAGCGGCGCCAGGAGGAGATCCAAGCGCTGCCCGTCAGGGACGGAGCGGCGCTGAAGGAGCAATTGGCTGAGGAAAAGGTATTTCAAACGCATTCCCGAGACACTTCATTAAGTGAGCGTCCCAAAAATCACTAAGTCGCGCTTGTGGAAAGCTTGACAAATTCAGCCCCTGACGCCAGTTTCACCAAACAACACGAAATTTGGTGCACGAGTCTGTCTGctggttgggggaaaaaaaaatgttgctcatgtgtctttgaaaaataatgaatagTCAACGCGATTGAGTATTTCGTGTTTCGTTTCACAAAGAAACTTCTGGACGACATCGAGAAGAACAAGGACAAGATCGACAAGTGCCAGAAAAATGCCAAAGACTACATTGACTCTGTCAAGgtgcgtgtctgcgtgggtGGTGTGGGTGGTGTGGGTGGTGTTTCAAATTGTTGTGGAAAAACTCGTTTGTCCTTTTAGGATTACGAGCTTCAGCTCCTGACCTACAAAGCCCTGCAGGACCCGGCTGCCTCGCCACTGAAGAAACCCAAATTGGAGTGCGCCTCTGACGACATCATCCAAGAGGCAGGTTTTCTCCGGCAAGACGGtgcaaacaaattgaaatgaaacatACGAGTTGACGACTTGTTTAACTGTGttcctgcttctttttttttgtttttttgttttttttttctctccagtaCGTCACGTTAAGAACCCGTTACAGCGAGCTCATGACGCTCGTCAGCCAGTACATCAAGTTCATCACGGACACACACCGCCGCCTGGTGGACGATGAGGTAACTACAAGCTCTGTCACAATATGTGAACTTAAACTGCGCCATTTCGCTGGCAAGTTGGTGAATTACACTTTCGTCAACAATCTTTATCAAAAAATGTCACAGCATGCAATACCGTTTTTGTCTCATGTGGAGATCGCAAGTACTGATATAAGTGCAGAAAATATGAACCGTGTAAAATTGTGGCCTGTTccgcacacaaaaaatacaactagAAATCCGGAGTTCCGACATCAGACTCTCCAGTCTTGTGTAGTGTCGCCTTACATCGCAACACAACACTTCTCTCATTCCTTCGACAAAGTGTCTTGCAGCCGTCACGCGCTCGTTAAACTATTTTCGtttccttttcctttcctcTCAAAATGTTCCCGTTCTTATCGCTCAGCAGCCTCTCTCTGTTTGCTTTCCTTGCATGCTCGGTTGCTTGTTTTCCAGACTGCTTTCACTTTCccctcaggttttttttttttccccctttccctTTTGAACTGCTTGCCAGTGCTTTGTCGCGATGAATACTAATCTTCAGATGCATCTTTTTCTTAACAAAGGGGAGGTTCAGGATTGAAATGCTCAATTGAGCTGACGCATACTTTTGACTCTCAGTGGTTATTGCCCATTCGTCTAATTCTGCCAAGTAACTTGAATGTCATTTGTGGAGTTCAATGTGAAGACAAGGTCAACTGGTTTATGCCTTATTACATCAAGGATAAATGAATATGAAACCCTAAAAttgcatgaaaacaaagtgaattTGTGTTTATGTTGTGGAGTAAGAATTTTAGTTTGATGGACAATAACTTACGACGTTCAATGTTATCAAACAACAGCCTGTAACGCCTTCACTGACTGTTTACTAATACAGAAAGCCTCGGAGAAGCTGAAAGAAGCAGAGCAGAAGAGGCTGGCGGAGATTCAGGCCGAGTTGGACAAACAGAGGCAGCTGGCCGAGGCTCACGCTCAGTCTGTGGCCAAGGCCGAACAGGAGGCCGAGGCCCTCAAACTGAAGATGAAAGAGGAGGCCGGCAAAAGGCAAGACATCGCCGTGGACGGGGAGAGGCAGAAACAGAGCATCCAGCAGGAGCTGCACGAGCTCAAGAGTCTGTCGGAGCAGGAGATCAAGACCAAGAACGTGCAGCTTGAGGAGGCTCTGATCAGCCGGACCAGGATCGAGGAGGAGATACGCATCATCCGTCTCCAGCTAGAGACGACCATAAAGCAGAAGAGCACGGCCGACGTGGAGCTTCAGCAGCTCCGCGATAAAGCAGCCGACTCTGAGAAGCTCCGGAAAACTGCTCAGGAGGAGGCCGATAGGCTTCGCAAGCAGGTGGCCGAGGAGACTCAGAAAAAGAAGAACGCGGAAGACGAACTGAAGCGCAAAGCTGAGGCAGAGAGGGAGGCCTccaagaagaagcagaaggcCTTGGACGACCTAGAGAAGTTCAAGATGCAAGCAGAGGAGGCCGAGCGGCGCATGAAACAGGCAGAGGAGGAGAAACTCCGGCAGGTCAaggtggtggaggaggtggcGCAGAAGAGTGCCGCTGCACAGTTGCAGAGCACCTCCAAATCCTTCAGCGAAAGGGCGACCAAACTGGAGGAGTCCCTCAAGAAAGAGCAGGGCACCGTGCTCCAGTTGCAGGAGGAAGCCGATAAGCTCCGCAAACAGCAAGAGGAGGCCAGCAAAGCTCGGGAACAGGCAGAGAAGGAGCTGGAGATGTGGAGGCAAAAGGCCAACGAGGCTCTCCGCTTGAGGCTAAAAGCCGAGGAAGAGGCCCAGAGGAAGAGCCAGGCgcaggaggaagcagaaagGCAGAAATTGGAGGCAGAGCGTGACGCCAAGAAAAAAGCAAAGGCCGAAGAGGGCGCCCTCAAACAGAAGGAGAATGCGGAGAAAGAGCTGGACAAACAAAGGACTTTTGCTGAGCAGATTGCCCAGCAGAAACTGTCAGCTGAGCAAGAATGCATCCGCCTCAAGGCAGATTTTGAACACGCCGAGCAACAGAGGAGCCTCCTGGACAACGAGCTCCAGCGTCTGAAGAATGAGGTGAACACCGCTGAAAACCAGAGAAAGaagctggaggaggagctggCCAAGGTACGAAGCGAAATGGATGCCCTTCTCCAGATGAAGGTGAAAGCGGAGAAGGAGACGCTGTCTAACACGGAAAAGACCAAACAACTTCTCGAGTCGGAAGTCCTGAAAATGAAGCAGCTTGCCGACGAAGCGGCCAGGCTGAGGTCAGTGGCCGAGGAGGCCAAAAAGCAGAGGCAGCTTGCCGAGGAAGAGGCGGCCAAACAGCGAGCCGAAGctgagaaaatcctgaaggagaagtTGGCCGCCATCAATGAGGCGACCCGTCTCAAGACGCAAGCCGAGATCGCCCTGAAGGCCAAAGAGGCCGAGAACGAAAGGCTGAAAAGACAAGCTGAGGATGAAGCCTACCAGAGGAAGCTGTTGGAGGATCAGGCGGCTCAGCACAAACAAGACATTTCTGAGAAAATGCAACATCTGCAGAGCTCGTCTAACTCCGAATTGGAGCGACAGAAAACAATCATTGAGGAAACTCTCAGACAAAGGAAAGTGGTGGAGGAGGAGATCCACATCATCAGGATCAACTTTGAGAAGGCCTCAAAGGACAAATTGGATTTAGAGAACGAATTAAAGAAGCTGAAAGAGATTGCGGAAGCCACGCAAAAGAGCAAACTCAAAGCCGAAAAGGAAGCCGAGACTTTGAAGCAGCTCGCCGCAGATGAAGAGAAGAAGCGAAAGGAAGCCGAGGAGAAGGTTAAGAAGATCACGGCAGCAGAGGAAGAGGCGGCAAGGCAATGCAAAGCCGCTCAGGAGGAGGTGGAGCGTCTGAAAAAGAGGGCAGCGGAAGCAAACAAGCAGCGAGAGAAGGCAGAGAAGGACGCCGAGCAGCAGGTGCTCCTGGCGAAGGAGGCTGCGCAGAAATGCACCACCGCCGAGCAAAAAGCTCAAGATGTCCTCAGCAAGAACAAAGAGGGCGATCTCGCGCAGGAGAAGCTCAAGGAGGAGTTCGAGAATGCCAAAAAACTTGCACGAGAAGCTGAAAAGGCCAAAGAGAAAGCCGAGAAAGAGGCGGCACTGCACCGCCAGAAAGCCGAGGAGGCCGAGAAGCAGAAAAAAGCTGCAGAGGATGAAGCCGCCAAGCAGGCCAAAGCTCAGAAAGATGCCGAGAAACTGAGGAAAGAGGCCGAAAGGGAGGCCTCCAAGCGAGCGGAAGCCGAGGCCGCTGCTCTCAAGCAAAAGCAGCAGGCTGACGCAGAGATGACCAAGCACAAGAAGGAGGCCGAGCAGGCGCTGAAGCAGAAGTCGCAGGTGGAGAAGGAACTGTCAACTATCAAATTGCAGCTGGACGAAACCGACAAGCAGAAGGCCGTCTTGGATGAGGAGCTCCAGCGGGTGAAGGGCGAGGTCGACGACGCTATCAAACAGAAGGCGCAGGTAGAGGATGAACTTTCCAAAGTCAGGATTCAGATGGAGGAGCTTCTTAAGCTTAAGATACAAATTGAGAGCGAAAACAAGCGTCTCATGAAAAAGGACAAAGACAGCGCAAAGAAGCTGCTCGCGGATGAAGCCGAGAGGATGAAGATCCTGGCGGAAGAAGCAGCCCGGCTCAGTGCGGAGGCCGAGGAAGCCGCCAAGCTCAGAAAGACCGCTGAGTCTGACTTGGCTGAACAAAGGGCACTTGCAGAGAAAATGCTCAAGGAGAAAATGCAGGCCATCCAGGAGGCTACCAAGCTGAAAGCTGAGGCGGAGGACCTCCAGAGGCAGAAGGACAAGGCACAGGAGGCGGCCAAGAAGCTTCTGGAGGACAAACAGCAGATCCAGCAGCGGCTGGACGAGGAGACCGAAGGCTTCCAGAAATCCCTGGAGGCCGAGCGAAAGAGGAAGCAAGAGGTGTTAGCCGAGGCGGAGAAGCTGAAAGCGAAGGTGAAAGAGCTTAGCGACGCTCAGGCGAAAGCCCAGGaggaggccaaaaagttcaagaaGCAGGCGGCTGAGGCCAAAGCTCATCTGGAGGGCTCACAACAGAAAGCCACTGAAACTGTGGTGCAAAAGCTGGAGACTCAGCGACTGCAGAGTACCAGAGAAGCCGATGACCTCAAGAAAGCCATCATTGACCTGGAAAAAGAGAGGGAGAAGCTGAAGAAAGAGGCGGAGGAGCTTCACAAAAGTTCCAAAGAGGTActgtaacaaaaataatgaatattccaTAATGAAGTCACTGTATAGTTTActtacttattttcttttttacctaGATGGCCCTTGCCCAACAAGAGCAAATTGAGCAGCAGAAGGTCATTCTTCAGAAGACCTTCCTCACTGAGAAGGAGTTGCTGttgaaaagagaaaaggaaGTTGAAGATGAGAAGAAGCAGCTGGAGAAACAGTTCAAGGGTGAAGTGAGTAAGGCCAAGGCGCTCAAACAGGAGCAAGAGCGTCAGCAAAAGCTGATTGAGGATGAGCGGAACAAGCTCCAGGGCGTCATGGATGACGCCTTGAGGAAGCAGAAGGAAGCCGAGGCCGAGATGATGAAGAAGCAGAAGGAAATGGAggtgcttgaaaagaaaaggaacGAGCAAGAAAAACTGTTGGGAGAGGAGAACAAAATGCTGAGAGAGAAACTCAACAATCTCGAGATGGTGGCCAAAGGAAATGCAtctaaaataaaagaaattgagGTCCAGCCAGCGAGGGATGCTGGGGAGCAGTTGGTCTCCGCCACAGTGTCGGTGACCACAAAGAAAGTTTACAATGGCTCTGAAGTTGATGGCGTTTCGCCTTGGGCCTTTGATGGAATAAGAGAGAAAGTTCCTGTCGAGAGGCTTCATGACATCGGTGTCCTGACCAAAAAAGAGTTGGACAAACTTAAGAAAGGTAAAGTTTCAGTGCAAGACCTCACAAAGACGGACAAGATCCAGTCATGTCTTAAGGGTCAGAGCTGCATTGGCGGCATCTTGACTCCCTCAAAGGAAAAAGTGAGCATCTATCAGGCTATGAAAGACAACAAAATTACACCCAGTACAGCTACGACGCTGCTGGAAGCTCAGGCAGCTTCTGGCTACCTCGTAGATCCTGTTAAGAACAAACTCCTCTCTGTGGACGAGGCTGTAAAGGAGCAGTTGATTGGCCCTGAACTCCATGACAAAATGCTGTCTGCCGAGCGAGCTGCCACGGGCTACAAAGACCCTTTCACGGGAGACAGAATCTCCCTTTTTGAGGCCATGAAGAAAGACCTGATTGAGAAGGAGCAGGCTACCAGGTTCTTGGATGTGCAGCTTGCAACCGGCGGCATCGTTGACCCTATTAACAGCCACAGAGTCCCGCTGCAGACGGCCTACAAGCAAGGGCAGTTTGACGCCGACATGAATAAGCAAATGCCGGACTGCAAATTGTTTGTGGAGCCCAGCACCCAGGAGGCCCTCACCTACAAGCAACTACTGGACAAATGCACCAAGGATGCGGGGTCAGGCATGATGATTCTACCCGTGACTGAGAAAGCCGGCCAAAGCGAGAGAACGTACACAGATGCTGAGATGAAAGAAGTGTTCAGCACGTCCAACGTGGACGTGCCCTTTGGCAGGTTCAAAGGAAAGACGGTCACTATTTGGGAAGTGATCAACTCCGAGTATTTCACGGAAGAGCAGCGACGAGAGCTGATCCGCCAGTACAAGACGGGCAAAATCACGGTAGAGAAGATCATCAAAATTGTTATCACCGTTGTGGAGGACAAGGAGAAGAACAACGAAAACGTGCTGAATGGCCTGAGGGCCCCTGTGCCAGCCAGCGAACTTCTGGAGTCAAAGGTTATAAGCAAAGACCTATTTAACAAGCTAAGCAACGGCAAGATCACTGTCAAAGAGCTCTCTGAGATGGATCCTGTGAAGAAAGCACTCCAAGGAACACCGAGCATTGCTGGACTGTTTGACGAACCCACCAAGGAGAAAATGCCTTTCTATCAAGCGATGAAAAAAGAGCTCCTCTCACCGGAGACAGCTGTTCATCTTCTCGAGGCTCAAGCGGCTACCGGCTTTATAATCGATCCCATCAAAAACGAGCGGGTGCCTGTTGACGAAGCCGTCAAGGCTGGCTTGGTGGGCCCAGAACTCCACGAGCGACTGATGTCTGCGGAGCGAGCGGTTAGTGGCTACAAAGATCCTTACTCCGGCAAGAAGGTGTCTCTATTTGAAGCCATGAGTAAAGGTCTCATCAAGAGAGACCACGGCATCCGTCTGTTAGAAGCACAACTCTCCACAGGGGGAATTATTGATCCGGTCAAAAGCTACCGCGTCCCACACGAGGTTGCCTGCAAACGTAGCTATTTGGATGAGGAAACCAGCACAACCTTGAGCAAGACAACCGACGAAACCAAGGTCTTCTACGATCCCAACACACAGGAGGATGCCACCTATGCGCAGTTGATGAAGAAATGCATCTCTGACAATGAAACTGGACTTCCCTTGCTCCCGCTCGCTAAGAAGGCTCCAAAACCCAAAGAGGATCAACAGATTACAGAAGCCAAAACCAAAGAGGCCTTGAACCAGAGCACGGTGGAGCTGCACTACGGACCTTTCAAAGGCAGAAAGGTCACAATCTGGGAGATCATCACCTCCGAGTACATCACCGAGGAGAAGAGAATCGAGCTGATTCGCCAGTACCGAATGGGCCATGTGACAATAGAAAAGTTAATAAGGGTTGTGACGACCATAGTGGAGGAAAAGGAATCCTCTACAAAAGAAAAGCCCTGTTTTGAAGGTCTGAGGGAACCAGTTGCTGCCAGCACATTGATGAACGCCAACATCATTGACAAGGCCACATTTGAGCAGCTCCAGCAGGGCACAAAGACTCCTCAGGAAGTGAGTGAAGACGATAAAGTCAGGAAGTATCTGCAAGGCACAGACCGCATCGACGCCATCGCAATGGACGGAACAAACGAAAAGCTAAGCATATATCAAGcaatgaaaaataacattttgcaaGCTAACACTGGCCTCGCACTGCTCGAAGCCCAAGCTGGAACTGGTTTCATAA
This window of the Phyllopteryx taeniolatus isolate TA_2022b chromosome 21, UOR_Ptae_1.2, whole genome shotgun sequence genome carries:
- the pleca gene encoding plectin a isoform X23, giving the protein MLNLKRRFRSRRRPKTEEEEPPEDVTAAIQDFETRPESDVLHVSRDRLSYRRACYLEQDWTLHMPNLIDMSQVGRQTNQQNLELAFGVAERELGVTRLLDPEDVDVPHPDEKSIITYVSSLYDAMPRVPDVQDGVKANELELRWQEYYELVTTLLQWIRHHILVFEERKFPSSYEEIEVLWRQFLKFKETELPAKEADKNRSKHIFKSFEGAVQAGHVKVPSGYHPLDVEKEWGRLHVAILERERLLRTEFERLERLQRIVGKVQMESGVCEEQLNQVEALLQTDVRLLNSGKPAQHTAEVEADLEKAEGMIRFLFNDVQTLKDGRHLQAEQMYRRVYRLHERLVNLRSEYNFRLKSGVSVAQAPATQVSMTPVHGGATQARAAQVLQQAPVRLRPELDEVTLRYVRDLLGWVEENQQRVDQGEWGADLPAVESHLGNHRGLHLSVEEFRSKVERAKADETQISPVSKEAYRDYLSQLEQHYGKLLNSSKCRLRHLEQLHAFVTAATKELMWLNEKEEEEVNYDWSERNTNMAAKKDNYSGLMRELELREKKMSAAQVTGDKLLRDRHPGRKTVEAFAAALQTQWSWILQLCCCIESHLKENAAYFQFFADVKEAEDKLKKMQDTMRRKYTCDRSVTVTRLEDLLQDAADEKEQLSEFQTHLEGLKRRAKTVVQLKPRNPATAIKSKLPIQAVCDFKQMEITVHRGDECALLNNSQPYKWRVLNRHGSEATVPSICFLVPPTNKDAVNSVTGLDGNLQKLQTMWQSLFVDLRSLLSWQYLMRDIHIIKTWNISMFKTLTVEEYRLALRNLEQHYQDFLRDSQDSQAFGAEDRMQVESSYNKANRHYNTLVSTAEQGYVPPKTGEQDESVCRIYLSKLKDLRLRLEGCENRTVTRLRQLADKEPLKACALKTTEQMKVQTELEGLKKELNSVAEKAEEVLSSPQTSSSGPLLRSELDGTQKKMDHVYGLSSIYLDKLKAIDAVIRKTSDAEETLKSYETRLLDVHKVPTEEKEAEKHQSQIKKMKTESEADQAVFDRLQDELKRASAVHDKMTRVHSERDAELAHYRHLAAGLQDRWQAALAQLEVRKQELELIRRHMSAYRDGYEWLVRWLADAKRRQEEIQALPVRDGAALKEQLAEEKKLLDDIEKNKDKIDKCQKNAKDYIDSVKDYELQLLTYKALQDPAASPLKKPKLECASDDIIQEYVTLRTRYSELMTLVSQYIKFITDTHRRLVDDEKASEKLKEAEQKRLAEIQAELDKQRQLAEAHAQSVAKAEQEAEALKLKMKEEAGKRQDIAVDGERQKQSIQQELHELKSLSEQEIKTKNVQLEEALISRTRIEEEIRIIRLQLETTIKQKSTADVELQQLRDKAADSEKLRKTAQEEADRLRKQVAEETQKKKNAEDELKRKAEAEREASKKKQKALDDLEKFKMQAEEAERRMKQAEEEKLRQVKVVEEVAQKSAAAQLQSTSKSFSERATKLEESLKKEQGTVLQLQEEADKLRKQQEEASKAREQAEKELEMWRQKANEALRLRLKAEEEAQRKSQAQEEAERQKLEAERDAKKKAKAEEGALKQKENAEKELDKQRTFAEQIAQQKLSAEQECIRLKADFEHAEQQRSLLDNELQRLKNEVNTAENQRKKLEEELAKVRSEMDALLQMKVKAEKETLSNTEKTKQLLESEVLKMKQLADEAARLRSVAEEAKKQRQLAEEEAAKQRAEAEKILKEKLAAINEATRLKTQAEIALKAKEAENERLKRQAEDEAYQRKLLEDQAAQHKQDISEKMQHLQSSSNSELERQKTIIEETLRQRKVVEEEIHIIRINFEKASKDKLDLENELKKLKEIAEATQKSKLKAEKEAETLKQLAADEEKKRKEAEEKVKKITAAEEEAARQCKAAQEEVERLKKRAAEANKQREKAEKDAEQQVLLAKEAAQKCTTAEQKAQDVLSKNKEGDLAQEKLKEEFENAKKLAREAEKAKEKAEKEAALHRQKAEEAEKQKKAAEDEAAKQAKAQKDAEKLRKEAEREASKRAEAEAAALKQKQQADAEMTKHKKEAEQALKQKSQVEKELSTIKLQLDETDKQKAVLDEELQRVKGEVDDAIKQKAQVEDELSKVRIQMEELLKLKIQIESENKRLMKKDKDSAKKLLADEAERMKILAEEAARLSAEAEEAAKLRKTAESDLAEQRALAEKMLKEKMQAIQEATKLKAEAEDLQRQKDKAQEAAKKLLEDKQQIQQRLDEETEGFQKSLEAERKRKQEVLAEAEKLKAKVKELSDAQAKAQEEAKKFKKQAAEAKAHLEGSQQKATETVVQKLETQRLQSTREADDLKKAIIDLEKEREKLKKEAEELHKSSKEMALAQQEQIEQQKVILQKTFLTEKELLLKREKEVEDEKKQLEKQFKGEVSKAKALKQEQERQQKLIEDERNKLQGVMDDALRKQKEAEAEMMKKQKEMEVLEKKRNEQEKLLGEENKMLREKLNNLEMVAKGNASKIKEIEVQPARDAGEQLVSATVSVTTKKVYNGSEVDGVSPWAFDGIREKVPVERLHDIGVLTKKELDKLKKGKVSVQDLTKTDKIQSCLKGQSCIGGILTPSKEKVSIYQAMKDNKITPSTATTLLEAQAASGYLVDPVKNKLLSVDEAVKEQLIGPELHDKMLSAERAATGYKDPFTGDRISLFEAMKKDLIEKEQATRFLDVQLATGGIVDPINSHRVPLQTAYKQGQFDADMNKQMPDCKLFVEPSTQEALTYKQLLDKCTKDAGSGMMILPVTEKAGQSERTYTDAEMKEVFSTSNVDVPFGRFKGKTVTIWEVINSEYFTEEQRRELIRQYKTGKITVEKIIKIVITVVEDKEKNNENVLNGLRAPVPASELLESKVISKDLFNKLSNGKITVKELSEMDPVKKALQGTPSIAGLFDEPTKEKMPFYQAMKKELLSPETAVHLLEAQAATGFIIDPIKNERVPVDEAVKAGLVGPELHERLMSAERAVSGYKDPYSGKKVSLFEAMSKGLIKRDHGIRLLEAQLSTGGIIDPVKSYRVPHEVACKRSYLDEETSTTLSKTTDETKVFYDPNTQEDATYAQLMKKCISDNETGLPLLPLAKKAPKPKEDQQITEAKTKEALNQSTVELHYGPFKGRKVTIWEIITSEYITEEKRIELIRQYRMGHVTIEKLIRVVTTIVEEKESSTKEKPCFEGLREPVAASTLMNANIIDKATFEQLQQGTKTPQEVSEDDKVRKYLQGTDRIDAIAMDGTNEKLSIYQAMKNNILQANTGLALLEAQAGTGFITDPIKNIKYSVDDAVKAGAVGPELHEKLLSAEKAVTGYKDPYTGTKISLFQALKKELVLREHAIPLLEAQLNTGGLIDPVGSHRIPTEVAIQRGFLSKHMAKSLNEPSGDVRCFTNPNTNESVTYKQLLEKCVKDPNSGLCYLPLSKAEASPTEKSYKYTEEQAQADLANTQIEIPHKSFEGKSLTIWEIINSNMLPEEERRRLMEQYRLGTITKDRMLIIVIEIIEQREAEKVEQGMSCDIIRRRITIEELYSARIIDLHTYNLLKQEKMTISEIMAMPSVKQYLFGTGCIAGIMSDTPSKVSIYQAMKNGKIKPEVALTLLEAQAATGFIVDPVKDELLTVDEAVRKGLVGPELHDKLLSAERAVTGYKDPYSGKVISLFQAMKKDLVPEDYALRLLEAQNATGGLMDPEYYFRLPADVAMQRGYINKETLDRISEPAADVQGYTDPTTDENLTYAQLLKRCRLDKESGQRLLSLADRRLLFKGLRKQITVDELLRSQIIDQKTYNELTQGNISVEEVSRDLKKYLEGVSCIAGVFVEATKDCLSIYQAMKKNMIRPGTAFELLEAQAATGYVIDPIKNLKLNVNEAVKMGVVGPEFKDKLLSAERAVTGYRDPYSGKLISLFQAMKKDLILKDHGIRLLEAQIATGGIIDPQESHRLPVEAAYERGLFDEEMNHILTDPSDDTKGFFDPNSEENLTYLQLMERCMTDPQTGLALLLLKEKKRERKTSSKSSVRKRRVVIVDPETGKEMSVYEAYQKGLIDHQTYLELAEQECEWEEITSTSSAGVVKSKIIDRRSGRQYDIDDAISSGLIEKSALDQYRAGSLSITEFADMLSGNSSGVRSRSSSFGSTSSYTSSPMPSIKTPTVTWNDPTEESGPVAGILDTGTLEKVSVTEAIRRNLVDNITGQRLLEAQVCTGGIIDPNTGEKFSVTDAMNKGLVDKIMVDRISLAQKACNGFEDPRTKTKMSAAQALKKGWLYYEAGQRFLEVQYLTGGLIEPDVTHRVSLDDALKKGTLDARTAQKLRDVNTHSKYLTCPKTKLKISYKDALDRSMIEEGTGLRLLEASSQSSKGLYSPYSVSGSGSATGSRSGSRTGSRSGSRRGSFDATGSSFTTTFSSSSSSSYSSPSYGRRY